A single Chitinophagales bacterium DNA region contains:
- the mfd gene encoding transcription-repair coupling factor yields the protein MNLQELLEQYKSDQRLKTLVETTSEGNSNVHIKGLTGSADAVIASAVYQMTPRQHLFILPDKEEAAYFQNALQSLLQRKDVFFFPDSFKKPGKFHAINSNNILLRTEMVNKISHSENKGEVMVTYSEALFEKVVRKETLQKNIVKIKLGEQLDVDFLIDVFIEYGFERVDFVFEPGQFSVRGDIVDIFSFGNEYPYRIELFGEEIESIRLFEPNNQLSTRKISSVSIVPNIQTRFENEEKSSLFDALPKDTVLWIKDANFTKEVLDNCFENAVEKFREISEEDYETEEEEDLSNFFEKEPAETFERAVDFLSNLKKFPLVEFGNQSHLNAQKTFVWNTQPQPAFNKNFDLLIEDLNKNNKADIRNFIFAENPKQIERFYSIFEDLKAEVEFYPIPVAIHNGFIDFDLKVACYTDHQIFDRYHKYKVKEGFSKDQALLLRQLKSLQPGDFVTHIDHGVGTYSGLEKIEVNGQMQEAVRLVYRDNDLLYVNINSLHKISKYVGKEGTKPKINKLGSDAWEQVKRKTKRKIKDIAEDLIKLYAKRKASKGFAFNPDTYLQSELEASFIYEDTPDQEKATADVKADMEKEYPMDRLVCGDVGFGKTEIAIRAAAKAVADGKQVAVLAPTTILTLQHYKTFRDRLENFPAKVALLNRFKSAGQKKETLNELKGGKVDILIGTHAIVGKQVDFKDLGLLIIDEEQKFGVAVKEKLKTVKANVDTLTLTATPIPRTMQFSIMNARDLSVIRTPPLNRQPIQTELHVYNDHIVKEAIEYEIYRGGQAFFIHNRVKDIKDITAMLKRLCPNIDFGIAHGQMDGKSLESTMLRFEQREFDVLVCTNIIESGVDIPNVNTIIINNAHWFGLSDLHQLRGRVGRSNKKAFCHLFCPPLSSLSSESRRRLRTIEEFSDLGSGFNIAMRDLDIRGAGNLLGGEQSGFISEIGYDMYHKILDEAVVELKQNEFKELFKEELENEHQFVRDCQIDTDLEMLIPSDYINKVDERLKIYTDLDNIENEEALLKFRDQLIDRFGPLPKEVAELMNGLRLRWTAKRLGFERIVFKGRKLKCYFLQNQDSYYYQTEIFSSVLRYVREHPKNLNLKQSKKFLMLNIENIKSMREAKEQLNSIEEFMKKEVV from the coding sequence ATGAACCTACAGGAACTCCTGGAACAATACAAGTCGGATCAACGACTGAAAACACTGGTAGAAACGACCAGTGAGGGGAATTCCAATGTCCATATCAAAGGCCTGACCGGCTCGGCAGATGCTGTAATTGCCTCGGCAGTTTATCAAATGACTCCCCGTCAGCATCTTTTTATATTGCCCGATAAAGAAGAAGCAGCTTATTTTCAGAATGCTTTGCAAAGTCTATTGCAGCGAAAGGACGTATTCTTTTTCCCCGACTCTTTCAAAAAACCCGGAAAATTCCACGCCATCAACAGCAATAATATTCTGCTGAGAACAGAGATGGTAAACAAGATCAGCCATTCTGAAAACAAAGGGGAAGTGATGGTGACATACTCCGAAGCACTTTTTGAAAAAGTAGTGCGCAAGGAAACCCTGCAAAAAAATATTGTGAAAATTAAGCTGGGTGAGCAACTCGATGTAGATTTTCTAATAGATGTGTTTATTGAATATGGTTTTGAACGCGTAGATTTTGTTTTTGAACCAGGACAGTTTTCAGTGCGGGGCGATATCGTAGATATTTTTTCCTTTGGTAATGAGTATCCTTATCGCATAGAGCTGTTTGGAGAGGAAATTGAATCTATCCGCCTGTTTGAACCAAACAATCAGCTTTCTACCAGGAAGATCAGTTCGGTTAGTATTGTCCCCAATATTCAGACCCGCTTTGAAAACGAGGAAAAAAGCAGCCTTTTTGACGCATTACCGAAAGATACTGTGCTTTGGATAAAAGATGCCAATTTCACTAAAGAGGTTTTAGACAATTGCTTTGAAAATGCAGTGGAAAAATTCAGGGAAATTTCTGAAGAGGATTATGAAACTGAAGAAGAGGAAGACCTGAGCAATTTCTTTGAAAAAGAACCTGCTGAAACCTTTGAAAGAGCCGTGGATTTTCTCAGTAATTTGAAAAAATTCCCCCTCGTAGAATTCGGGAATCAAAGCCATTTAAATGCGCAAAAAACTTTTGTTTGGAATACGCAGCCTCAACCGGCATTCAATAAAAATTTTGACCTGCTGATTGAAGATTTGAATAAGAACAACAAGGCCGATATTCGCAATTTCATATTTGCAGAAAACCCAAAACAGATTGAGCGTTTCTACAGCATTTTTGAAGACCTGAAAGCTGAGGTTGAGTTTTATCCTATTCCGGTTGCCATTCACAATGGATTTATAGATTTCGATCTCAAAGTAGCATGTTATACAGATCATCAGATATTTGATCGCTATCACAAATACAAAGTGAAAGAAGGCTTTTCCAAAGATCAGGCCTTGTTGCTTCGACAATTGAAATCGCTACAGCCCGGAGATTTTGTCACTCATATTGATCACGGAGTGGGCACCTATTCAGGATTGGAAAAAATAGAAGTAAACGGGCAAATGCAGGAGGCTGTCAGGCTCGTTTATCGCGATAATGACTTGCTGTATGTCAATATCAATTCCCTGCATAAAATCAGTAAGTATGTCGGTAAGGAAGGCACTAAACCAAAAATAAATAAGCTCGGTAGCGATGCCTGGGAACAAGTCAAAAGAAAAACAAAAAGAAAGATTAAGGACATTGCAGAAGACTTAATCAAACTATATGCTAAAAGAAAGGCAAGTAAGGGCTTTGCTTTTAACCCCGACACCTATCTGCAATCGGAATTAGAAGCATCTTTTATTTATGAAGACACTCCCGACCAGGAAAAAGCCACAGCAGATGTAAAAGCCGATATGGAAAAGGAATATCCCATGGATCGCTTGGTTTGCGGTGATGTGGGCTTTGGAAAAACAGAAATAGCCATTCGCGCAGCGGCAAAGGCAGTAGCTGACGGGAAGCAAGTGGCAGTATTGGCTCCAACCACTATTTTGACTTTGCAGCATTATAAAACATTTAGAGACCGGCTGGAAAATTTTCCTGCCAAAGTTGCTTTGCTCAATCGCTTTAAATCAGCCGGACAAAAAAAAGAAACCCTAAATGAATTGAAAGGTGGAAAGGTGGATATTCTTATTGGAACACATGCCATTGTGGGCAAGCAGGTTGATTTTAAAGACCTGGGTTTACTGATAATTGATGAAGAGCAAAAATTTGGAGTAGCTGTAAAGGAAAAGTTGAAAACAGTAAAGGCCAATGTAGATACATTGACACTCACTGCTACGCCAATTCCCCGCACCATGCAGTTTTCTATCATGAATGCCCGGGATCTTTCAGTAATTCGGACTCCTCCGCTCAATCGGCAGCCCATTCAAACTGAATTGCATGTGTACAACGATCACATTGTAAAAGAGGCCATTGAGTATGAGATTTACAGAGGAGGACAGGCTTTTTTCATTCACAATAGGGTGAAGGATATAAAAGATATTACAGCCATGCTCAAACGCTTGTGCCCAAATATAGATTTTGGTATTGCACACGGACAAATGGACGGCAAATCTCTGGAAAGTACCATGTTGCGTTTTGAACAGCGGGAATTCGATGTGCTGGTTTGCACCAATATAATAGAGTCCGGTGTAGATATCCCCAATGTGAATACCATAATCATCAATAATGCACACTGGTTTGGCTTGAGCGATTTACATCAATTGCGAGGCCGTGTTGGTCGCTCCAACAAAAAAGCATTTTGTCATTTGTTCTGTCCGCCATTGAGCAGCCTAAGTTCTGAATCGAGAAGGCGTTTGCGCACTATAGAAGAGTTTTCGGACCTGGGCAGTGGGTTTAATATTGCCATGCGCGATTTGGATATTCGCGGTGCAGGAAATTTGCTGGGCGGTGAGCAAAGTGGTTTTATCTCTGAGATTGGTTACGATATGTACCATAAAATTCTGGATGAAGCTGTAGTTGAACTCAAGCAAAATGAATTCAAGGAATTGTTTAAAGAAGAGCTTGAAAATGAACATCAGTTTGTGCGCGATTGCCAGATTGATACAGATCTGGAAATGCTGATTCCGAGTGATTATATCAATAAAGTAGATGAGCGACTGAAAATCTACACCGACCTGGACAATATCGAAAATGAAGAAGCACTTTTAAAATTCAGAGATCAGCTGATTGATCGCTTTGGCCCCTTGCCAAAAGAAGTTGCTGAATTGATGAACGGCCTGCGTCTGCGCTGGACAGCTAAAAGGCTCGGGTTTGAACGTATTGTTTTTAAGGGAAGAAAATTGAAATGCTATTTTCTGCAAAACCAGGACAGCTACTATTACCAAACGGAGATCTTTTCTTCCGTTTTGCGCTATGTGCGCGAGCATCCCAAAAACCTGAATTTAAAGCAGAGCAAAAAATTCCTTATGCTGAATATCGAAAATATCAAAAGCATGCGCGAAGCAAAAGAACAGCTCAATAGCATTGAGGAGTTTATGAAAAAGGAAGTGGTCTAG
- a CDS encoding pyridoxal phosphate-dependent aminotransferase yields the protein MPSISNKGKNMPASPIRKLVPYAEAAKKRGVHIYHLNIGQPDIETPKQMMDAVRNIDFKTLEYSHSAGFESYRKKLLAYYNIIGVDLNLEDLIVTTGGSEAILFALMSCFDEGDEIIIPEPFYANYNAFATAAGVKINPIVSSISNGFALPPISAFESIIGEKTKGIIICNPNNPTGYLYSKDELMALRELVLKHDLFLFADEVYREFIYGDESHFSVLELDDVEQNVVVVDSISKRYSACGARIGALISRNKNVMQTALKFAQARLSPPTFAQIAAEAATDVPQSYFESVNKEYIARRDLLAERLNKIDGVICPIPKGAFYAMVKLPVSNTEDFCKWMLESYSYEGATVMMAPGSGFYSTPGMGMNEVRIAYVLNKTDLSKALDCLEKGLERYCTEVEQDTQYYNQA from the coding sequence ATGCCAAGTATATCAAATAAAGGAAAAAACATGCCGGCATCGCCCATCAGGAAATTGGTGCCTTATGCAGAAGCTGCAAAAAAAAGAGGGGTACATATTTACCACCTCAATATTGGTCAGCCGGATATAGAGACGCCCAAGCAAATGATGGACGCTGTGCGAAATATTGATTTTAAAACCCTGGAATACAGCCATTCTGCGGGATTTGAAAGTTATAGAAAAAAACTACTGGCCTATTATAATATCATAGGAGTTGATTTAAATTTAGAAGATTTGATAGTGACTACAGGTGGCTCTGAGGCTATTTTGTTTGCACTGATGTCCTGCTTTGATGAAGGGGATGAAATTATTATTCCCGAGCCTTTTTATGCCAATTACAATGCTTTTGCAACTGCCGCAGGGGTGAAGATCAATCCGATTGTATCGAGTATTTCCAATGGGTTTGCACTGCCGCCCATTTCTGCTTTTGAAAGTATTATTGGAGAAAAAACCAAGGGCATCATCATTTGTAATCCGAATAACCCGACCGGCTATTTGTATTCTAAGGATGAATTGATGGCATTGCGCGAATTGGTCTTAAAACATGATTTATTCCTTTTTGCAGATGAGGTTTATCGGGAATTCATTTATGGTGATGAATCGCATTTTTCCGTTTTAGAATTGGATGATGTGGAGCAAAATGTAGTGGTGGTAGATTCTATTTCAAAACGCTACAGTGCCTGTGGTGCGAGAATTGGCGCTTTAATAAGTCGAAACAAAAATGTGATGCAAACAGCTTTGAAGTTTGCGCAGGCACGATTGAGCCCTCCAACATTTGCTCAAATTGCAGCTGAAGCAGCTACGGATGTGCCACAGTCCTATTTTGAGTCTGTAAACAAAGAATATATTGCCCGCAGGGATTTGCTGGCAGAAAGATTAAATAAAATTGACGGGGTGATTTGCCCCATACCAAAAGGAGCTTTTTATGCGATGGTAAAATTGCCCGTGTCCAATACAGAGGATTTTTGTAAATGGATGTTGGAATCCTATAGTTACGAAGGAGCTACGGTGATGATGGCACCCGGCTCCGGTTTTTACAGCACACCCGGAATGGGTATGAATGAAGTACGTATAGCCTATGTGCTCAACAAAACGGATTTATCAAAAGCTTTGGATTGCTTGGAAAAAGGCCTGGAGCGATATTGTACAGAAGTTGAGCAGGATACGCAGTATTATAATCAGGCTTGA
- a CDS encoding DUF1573 domain-containing protein has translation MKNLLLLISLSLFTGLLFAQSEGPTMDFEFSTYDFGELAAGDDASVEFTFTNNGTKPLIITNVKASCGCTTPYWSKEPVAPGEEGTIKAKYNTVGKNGGFNKPITITSNAEPSTTRIFIKGNVTPASQSDGVPEKKQSIVKQED, from the coding sequence ATGAAAAATTTATTATTACTTATTAGTTTAAGCCTTTTTACCGGCCTTCTTTTTGCACAATCTGAAGGGCCTACAATGGATTTTGAATTCAGTACTTATGATTTTGGTGAGTTGGCAGCAGGAGATGATGCCTCTGTAGAATTTACTTTTACCAACAATGGTACTAAACCTTTGATCATTACCAATGTGAAAGCTTCTTGTGGTTGTACAACCCCATATTGGAGCAAAGAGCCTGTAGCTCCGGGAGAAGAAGGGACTATTAAAGCAAAGTACAATACAGTAGGAAAAAATGGTGGTTTTAATAAACCCATAACTATTACTTCCAATGCTGAGCCAAGTACTACTCGTATTTTCATAAAAGGAAATGTTACACCTGCGAGTCAATCAGATGGTGTTCCTGAGAAAAAACAATCAATCGTTAAGCAGGAAGACTAA
- a CDS encoding thiamine pyrophosphate-dependent enzyme — MSTSMGKEQSKEDQLSYKAFKAQVLEDYKLSCESREASLMGRKEVLTGKAKFGIFGDGKEVAQIALAKNFKPGDFRSGYYRDQTIMFAAGITNTQEFFAQLYANTNLEEEPASAGRQMNAHFATRSLDENGNWKDLVNMKNSSADCSPTASQMARAVGLAMASKKYRENPKIKEAEKFSRNGDEVCFCTIGDASTSEGLFWEAINAAGVTKIPMVVSIWDDGYGISVSNEYQTTKGDIGEVLKGFASDKKNEGIDIYTVNGWDYASLCEAYEKGVEKVRESHRPAIFHIKEMTQPQGHSTSGSHERYKSKERLEWEAEHDCIQKMREWIVDSALAKADALDEIEKKAKADALDAKKAAWKSFQNAIKKDVNEAGQLLKEAAESTGNKQIAQVALTLKNQMDPIRKDALLSIKHAIWALRHEDHPVKEKLLLKKEQWEQGNSERYNSHLYSQSDENALDVPVVPAEYADDTPEINGYEILNKAFDAMLENDSRVFAFGEDLGKIGGVNQAFAGLQEKYGEERVSDTGIREATIIGQGIGMAMRGLRPIAEIQYLDYVIYGLQPLTDDLACLQYRSKGGQKAPLIVRTRGHRFEGIWHTGSPIGMILNAIRGMRFCVPRNMTQAAGMYNTLLQSDEPGLLIECLNGYRLKEKLPSNLGEMTVPLGVPEVLHEGNDISLVTYGSCVRVAEEAILLLDQAGISVELIDVQTLLPFDRHELILESIKKTNRVVFLDEDVPGGASAYMMQQVLDKQKAYLYLDSAPKAISAKDHRSAYASDGNYFCKPNAEDIFETAYSLMHEFDPGAYPKLY, encoded by the coding sequence ATGAGCACTTCTATGGGAAAAGAACAATCAAAAGAAGATCAATTGTCTTATAAAGCATTTAAAGCCCAAGTATTGGAAGATTATAAATTGTCCTGCGAAAGTAGAGAAGCCAGCTTGATGGGCAGAAAAGAAGTGCTTACCGGAAAGGCCAAATTCGGTATTTTTGGCGATGGAAAAGAAGTGGCGCAAATTGCATTGGCAAAAAACTTCAAACCCGGAGATTTCCGCTCGGGCTACTACCGCGACCAAACCATTATGTTTGCGGCCGGAATTACCAATACCCAAGAATTTTTCGCCCAGCTTTATGCCAATACCAATTTAGAGGAAGAGCCCGCTTCTGCCGGACGACAAATGAATGCGCACTTTGCTACGCGCAGTTTGGATGAAAATGGGAATTGGAAGGATTTGGTAAATATGAAAAACAGTTCTGCCGATTGTTCCCCCACTGCCAGCCAAATGGCCCGAGCCGTTGGTTTGGCTATGGCCTCCAAAAAATACAGAGAAAACCCGAAAATTAAGGAAGCGGAAAAATTCTCGAGAAATGGCGATGAAGTCTGCTTTTGCACCATTGGCGATGCCAGCACTTCCGAAGGATTGTTTTGGGAAGCCATCAATGCAGCGGGCGTAACCAAAATCCCCATGGTAGTTTCCATTTGGGACGATGGTTATGGCATATCCGTTTCAAACGAATACCAAACCACCAAAGGCGATATTGGCGAAGTGCTCAAAGGTTTCGCCAGCGACAAAAAAAACGAAGGCATTGACATATACACGGTCAATGGCTGGGACTATGCTTCGCTTTGTGAGGCCTATGAGAAAGGCGTGGAAAAAGTCAGGGAAAGTCACCGACCAGCTATATTCCACATTAAAGAAATGACCCAGCCACAGGGGCATTCTACCAGTGGATCGCACGAACGCTACAAAAGCAAGGAGCGCCTGGAGTGGGAAGCAGAACATGATTGCATCCAAAAAATGCGCGAATGGATTGTTGATTCAGCCCTGGCAAAAGCAGATGCTTTGGATGAAATCGAAAAAAAGGCAAAAGCCGATGCTCTGGACGCAAAAAAGGCAGCATGGAAATCTTTTCAGAATGCCATTAAAAAAGATGTGAATGAAGCAGGACAATTACTGAAAGAAGCCGCAGAAAGTACCGGAAACAAACAAATAGCCCAGGTTGCCCTTACACTTAAAAACCAAATGGATCCCATTCGAAAAGATGCTTTGCTTTCGATAAAACATGCCATTTGGGCATTGCGACATGAAGATCATCCGGTTAAGGAAAAATTACTGCTCAAAAAAGAGCAATGGGAACAGGGAAACAGCGAACGCTACAATTCACACCTGTACAGCCAAAGCGATGAAAATGCACTGGATGTGCCCGTTGTGCCGGCAGAATATGCCGATGACACACCGGAAATAAATGGCTATGAAATATTGAACAAAGCTTTTGATGCCATGCTGGAAAATGATTCCCGAGTTTTTGCCTTTGGTGAGGATTTGGGAAAAATTGGCGGAGTTAACCAGGCTTTTGCCGGATTGCAGGAAAAATATGGCGAAGAGCGGGTTTCTGATACCGGCATTCGCGAGGCGACCATTATCGGGCAGGGCATAGGAATGGCCATGCGTGGTCTGCGCCCTATTGCGGAGATTCAATATTTGGATTATGTAATTTACGGTCTGCAACCACTTACCGATGATTTGGCCTGTTTGCAATACCGCAGCAAAGGCGGGCAAAAAGCACCTTTGATTGTTCGGACGCGCGGTCATCGGTTTGAGGGGATTTGGCATACCGGATCGCCCATTGGAATGATATTGAATGCTATTCGTGGAATGCGCTTTTGTGTGCCGCGAAATATGACACAGGCTGCTGGCATGTACAATACCCTTTTGCAATCTGATGAACCGGGATTGCTCATTGAATGCCTGAATGGTTATCGCCTGAAAGAAAAACTGCCTTCCAACCTGGGGGAAATGACCGTTCCACTGGGTGTGCCGGAAGTTTTGCACGAGGGCAATGACATTAGCTTGGTGACTTATGGCTCATGTGTAAGAGTAGCAGAAGAGGCAATACTACTTTTAGATCAGGCCGGAATAAGTGTGGAATTGATTGATGTGCAGACTTTACTGCCTTTTGATCGACACGAATTGATTTTGGAATCCATCAAAAAAACCAACCGGGTGGTTTTCCTGGATGAAGATGTACCGGGCGGAGCTTCTGCTTATATGATGCAGCAGGTTTTGGACAAACAAAAAGCCTATTTATACCTCGACAGTGCCCCAAAGGCCATCAGTGCCAAAGATCACCGCTCGGCTTATGCCTCAGATGGAAATTACTTTTGCAAACCCAATGCAGAGGATATTTTTGAAACAGCTTACAGTTTAATGCATGAATTTGATCCCGGGGCTTATCCTAAACTGTATTGA